GTCTCCCTTGAAAGGAATGGCGATTAGAAATCTGATTTTTTAAATAGAGGCGTGAGTTCCAAACCGACTTCAACAAGTTTTGGCTCTGGGAAAACGGGACCACGATGAATCACGCAAAGAACGTGGCTGATCTGTGCACCAATCGAGCGAAGATCGGCTGTTGAAAGTACGACCTGTCCGCCTGTTGTCACAACGTCTTCGATCACGCAAACTTTTTTGTCTTTGATTTCTAAGCCTTCAGCAAATTTGCAAGTGCCGTACTCTTTGGCTTCTTTGCGCACGAATACGCAAGGGATTCCTGTTTCTAGTGACAGAGCTGTTGCGATAGGAATACCGCCCATTTCAAGACCTGCTAATACCTCAGTACCCGTAGGAATAAGAGGAGCCATGTGTTTTGCGATTTCACGAAGCAAAGCAGGTTGCGCTTCAAAACGATATTTGTCGAAATACTCGTTCGAGATTTGGCCTGAGCGCAATTTGAATTCGCCCGTCAAGTGAGCGATGTCGTAGATTTTTTTCGCTAATTCTTGCTTTGTCATAAGATCTCCCAACGAGTTTTAGGAGATCATAGAGGTTATTTCAGGCTTTCTTCAAGCCACTTCTTATAGGAGTCATTGATTCCTAGGACGGGGAGAGTCATAACGCACGGAACGTCGTAGGGATGCAGCTCTTGCACTCTTTTTGTGATTCTTTCCTGCGCGTCAGGGGTTTTCAATGTCTTGAGGATTAGGATATATTCAGAGCTTGTCTCTATTTTTCCTTCCCACCAATACATCGACTCCATTCCCGGAATGATATTCGCGCAGCCAATAATTTTCTCTTCCAATAAAGTCTGCGCGATTTTTTCAGCCGAAGTTTTGTCGGGGCAAGGAATATAAAACAAGATCATGGATTAACTCTTGCGGAGTTTTTGTTTGCGCAATTGCCATTGTTCAAGCGCAAATTTTCTCATGTCTTCGACGTTGTCCAGCTCATCAACGATTTCAACACCCAAAAGTGTTTCGACAGCATCTTCTAAGCTCACAAGACCAGCCACGATTCCGTATTCATCAACGGCCAAAGCGATGTGCTCTTTTTCTTTGATAAAGAAATCGAGAACCTGAGACACCGTCATGCGCTCTGGAATACTTGAAATCGGAGTCACAAGGTCGCCAACCGGTTTGTCATGTTGGTCGTTAGAAAGAGCTTCGTGAATTTTATAACGATAAGTCATACCGATAATGTTATCGAGACTTCCTGAATAAACCGGAATGCGCGAAAAACGCAGTGGTTTGTACTTCATGAATACATCTTCCACTGTCAGCTCTTTATCCAAAGCAAAGAAAACCGAACGCGGAGTCATGATATCTGAAACGTAGATCTTATCGAGCATCAAAAGATTTTTGATGATGTTGGACTCTTTGCCTTTCAAAGTTCCTTCTTCGACACCGATCTCTGCCGTCATCAGAATTTCTTCGCGGGTGACTTCGGGATCTTCAGAGCTTTTAGAAAACAACTTACCTAACCACTCTGACATAATCACCAGCGGATAAAGCATGATGATCATCAATTGAATGGTGTAGGCAGAAAACGGCAAAAGCATTTTCCAGTGAGAAGCTCCGATGGATTTAGGAATGATTTCTGAAACTACCAAGATCAAAAATGTCAGAACGAAAGACGCTGCGGTAACAGCTTCTTGTCCATAGTGAATTTGAATTTGATAAGCAATCGCTGCGGAGCCAAGGGTGTGAGAGACGGTATTAAGTGTCAGGATAGCAGAAATAGGGCGGTCGATGTTTTCCTTAAGATGTTCCAGAAGCTTGGCGCTTCGTCGGTTCTCTTTGACAAGGACTCCGATGTAAGCCGAAGTCGATGTGAGCAGAACCGCCTCAAGCATCGAACATAAAAATGAAATTCCAATTGTGGAAAAGAATAAAACGATGATCAAAGTCATAGATGAAGTAAATCTGAGAAGTTAAATGTGACCGGCCGAAGCCTGTGATATTCCATAGATGTTTAAGTGTACCATAGCAGGGAAGGCTCATGTCTATAACGCAAGATGCAAAACTGTATCGCGGCAGGTAATAACAAGGACTTTTGACCCTGGTGCAGTTGTTTTTATAGACTTTGGTAAAGGAAAAAGGAGTCAAGATGAAGATCGTGGTCGCTCTTATGGCAGCGTTGGGGCTGCAATGGTTTGTGATGTGCTCAAATAGTAATGCCGCCGTCAAAACAGAACCCGTCGAGTACAAAGATGGAAAAACAACTTTGGAAGGCTTCTTGGCTTACGACGACACAGTGACATCTCCTCGTCCCGCAGTCGTGATTGTGCATCAGTGGATGGGACTGACAGATCACGAAAAAAACAGTGCACAACGTTTGGCTCAGCAAGGTTATGTGGCTTTTGCTTTAGACATTTACGGTAAAGGTGTTCGTCCGGGATCACCACAAGAAGCCGGCAAACTTGCGACTCAATACAAAAGCGATATTAAATCTTTTAGACAAAGAGAAAAAGCCGCTCTTGATTTTATCTCAAAAAATAAAAAAGTAGATCCGAAACGTATCGTGATTATAGGTTATTGTTTTGGTGGAACCGGAGCTTTGGAAGCCGCTCGTGCTGGATTTCCTGTCATAGGAGCTGTGAGCTTTCACGGAGGGCTTTCCACTCCGAACCCTCAGGAAACTAAGAGCGTAAAACCTAAGTTGCTAGTCATGCATGGTGCGATTGATCCGAATGTTCCTCTGACTGAGGTTGAAGGCTTTATGAAAGAGATGAATGATGCTAAGGCAGACTATCAGTTCATTGCTTATTCAGGTGCCGTGCACGCATTCACGCAAAAAGAAGCGGGCAATGATCCATCAAAGGGAGTTGCATACAATGAGGCGGCGGACCGTCGCTCTTGGCAAGCCTTTATGGATTTCCTCCATGAGGTCGTTCCTGTGTCTAAATAGTCGTCAATCGTGAAAATATGGTAAGGGGAGCCCTCGCGGATGGCGGGGGCTTTTTATTTGTGCTAGATGCTTCTTTTTTAAAACAAAAAAGGAGTCATCATGAAGTCATTATTGCTTGCAGTTCTCGTGTCATTTTCTTTGGTTTCTTACGCGGGAGTTTCTCAGGCTTCTCAAGATGTTGTTTCAGCTAAAAAAGGTAAATCAGAACCGGCTCCAAAAGACCGTGACGAGCGTAAAGGCGGAAACGAAGACGTAGATCCGCGTCAGGAAACTTACGAAGGCAACGATCGTGATGGCGGTTCTTTTGATGGTGGTGGTTACGAAGGCGGCAGTGGTGAAGGCGGAATGATCGGAGAGATTTTTTATGCTCCAGGAAGTTCGCACCAACCTGTGACCACAACATCCAAAAAAGAAGATCGTGGTGACGTGATCGTTTACACTATTATCACACGCCAAGCAGTAAGCCCGACAGAGCTTTGCACAACAACGACTGTAACTACAGTTCATAAAGCGACTGAAAAAGTAGTCTCTTCAGATACGGACACTTACTGCATCAATTTCTAAAAAATCGAAAAATTTAGAATAAAAAAGGGAGTTGACTCCCTTTTTTTATTTAGCTGGCTTGCTCTCGATCTTGTTTTTCTTTTCTTCGGCTTTGTCGTTCTTCGACAAAGTCCATAACCAATAAAGCTACTGCACTTTCTAGTGCGCTGCTTTTTCCGGAAGCGGCTTGTGGCTTTTGTTCGAAGCCCATTGCTTTAAGCCAAGTGTCTTTTCTTAAAGTGTAAATCAAAACTCCGGCTGAGATCACTGTCATACCAAGGTAGATCCACATGCTCGTAGAAAAATAGAAACTTTCACTGTTGTCGAACTGCCCTGCGATACGGGCGATCAACAAAGAAAGTCCTACGCAGAACAACGCCAATGCGCCAACACAGGAAGTGATAATCAAACCCAGAGATCTAAGGTGCAAAACCAACTGTTGAGTGATTGCAACACCGGGCTCTTTAAAAAGGTTCTTGGCACTGCCCAGGAAAAATGAAATCAGAGGAAGAAGAAGCTTCATCATTTTAGTCCTCCTTCTTTCTATAAATCATGCGCGCGATGACAAAGCCGGCAAGAATAGCCATGCCGACAGACGCCCACGGATTTTCTTTGACGAAGGCCGTTGCGGTGTCTTTCATCTCTTTAGCTTGTTTCTTTTGTTCATCAGGAATTTTATCGGCAAGGGAAGACTTGTATTGCTTCAACTCTTCCTGAAGCTGTTTCTTGATTTCTGCAATCAACTCGCTGCGATCCATGTTGCTGTCCTATCACTGAGAAATAAACACCAACCTATTTCGGTTGATTTACGTCTCAGTTTAATATCGGTCGACAACTTCAAGTCGATGGTCGAGGCACTTAGAACTTGGATTTCGCTACGGCTTCAATAAATGCTTTGCCAGTGGCGGAGCGTTTGAGGCTGGGGCGATAAACTAAGCACAATGAATCTTTAAAGCTCGCAATTTGTTCGTGGGCTTCTTCGATAGAAGCTGTGTTTGCAAGGATAACGCGTTTTGGAAGAATGGCGTGACCAGCTCCGGCTTGCAAGAGACTCGCGATAACTTCGAGATTGGAAGAAGAAATTTTGCGCGAGTAGCGAATTCCTTTTTTTTGCAGACGTTCCAAGATTGTCTGAGCTTGAAAAAGATTTGAATCAAAAATCAAAGTGTCGCTGATGACAGAACCTTTCTTCTTCCATACGGTGACCTCGTCTTCACAGACTTCCTTAATAATTAAATCAGGATGTTTTTCGGGATTCATTACTAGGCCAACATCGATCAAGCTATCACGAACCATTTGCAAAATATTGCGAGACAAATCGTGCATCAATTGAATGTTCAGTAATGGATGCTCTTTCAAAAGAGCCGGAAGAAAAACGGGAAGTGTATATCTGGCAACGGAAGGGTGCACTCCCAAGCGAATCGTTCCTTTGACGGTTTGGTCTAAGGATCCCGCTTCACGCAACATCTCTTCCCAAAGCTCAATCATCTGATCTGAATATTGATAAATCTGAAGACCTGATGGAGTTAAGGTCACGCCTTTTTTTGATCTTTCAAAAAGAGTTACACCCAACATATCTTCTAGTTTTTTAATAGCCACGGTCAGAGTCGGCTGACTGACGTGAAGCTCTTGAGCAGCACGACTCATGTTTCCGGTTCGGGCAATGGTTTTAAAATATTTTAAGACATCAATATCCATAGATAATCTTAATCATGATATTTTTTAATCATCAAATTTATTTATTTTAATGAGACTAAAAAACCGCAACATAATTCTTCCAAGAGTTTTCTGATAATTTCCATTCGGAGTTTTTTTCCGTCTCAAAGCTAGAAAATTTGTAAATTCATTAATGTTTAAGGTCTAGTTCGCCGATCCTTTAGGGGTTCAAAACTTCAAAGGAGTCAGCACGTGGATGTATCGGCAGAGACCACTATACAGAAAGGCCGTTTCCAGTTCTCATACATGGGTGACGGAGGCGACATGGCCTTGCTCATGTTGAAGAATCTTTTCTTCACGATCATTACTCTCGGAATTTATCGTCCATGGGCTAAAACAAATATGCGTCGTTATATTTGGGAGAATATAAAATTCATGGGCGACGGCGGCACCTATGTCGGCACGGGCAAAGAACTTTTTCGTGGATGGATGAAGCTCTTTGGTTTGATTGTTGTTCTGGTTGTCGTTTCAAAAGCACTGGAAACTTTGCTGCCAGTTTTAAAAATTCCGCTGGCTATCATCGTTCCGTTTTTCTATGTCTTTGTTTTTGCCATTGCGACGTATTCGGGGCTTCGCTACCGCCTTTCACGCACGCTGTGGAGACAAATTCGCTTCGGTGTTGATAAAGATGAGGCCTCAATAAAAGAGTTCATCAGACTTTATCTTAAAGGCATTTTGTTTTCGATTCTTACACTTGGATTTTATTATTCTATTTTCCGCAATAAAGTTCGAACTTATTTGACCAATAGATCTCGTTTGGGATCGGCGTATTTTAAATATGATGGAACTGATGACGATTACTTTAAGCTTTATTGTAAAGGTCTTTTCCTCTCTATTATTACACTGGGAATTTATTCGCCGTGGTTTATGGCAAACCTCATCAAGTTTCGTTTAAAACACACGAGCTTCCAGAATGCGCGCTTTGAATTCACGATGGCCGGCAAAGAGGTTTTCATCTATGGACTTGTTGCCTACTTTGGCGCGATCTTTTCTTTTGGTTTGGCCGTGCCTTGGATCTTTTCTTGGGGATTGCGTAAAATCACGGAAAATATTTATGTCGAAGGGGCGTTAGACTTGAGCTCCATCCAACAACGCGCCAGCGACGGAAGTGCAATGGCGGACGATATCGTAGCGGAGTACGATTTGGATTTAGGTTTCTAATTTCATGACTTCTTATCGCGCAAAGTATTTTGATGGCACAAAGCCGGAGTCTCACCTTGTTGAAGTGAGTATCAAGAACGCCGTTCTTGAAATCATCAAAGAGGGAGAGATTCTGGATCACTGGCCGTTGAAATTAATTTACCGCGATAGCACGCATCTTTCGATAGTGATGTTGGCTTGTCAGGGAGAAGACGATGCGAGATTAGAAATTCTAGACAAGAATTTCTTAAAAGAGCTTCAAGGAAAAACATCCGTTCCAAAAAAAGGTCCGCTTAACGTTGGCACAAAAGAAGTTCTATTCTGGATCGCAGGCATTGTCGCAGCTGTTTCGCTTTTATTCATGAGCGTAAAGCCAGTCACAAAATTTTTAGCAAAAAAAGTAAGTCACGAAACCGAAAGAAAGCTACTGTCGTCGGCGATCAGTTTCGCTAAGCCCGATTACTGCACTCTAAACCTTGAGGAAAGTTTTGCTTTAGAAAAACTTCTTTCCAGAATTTATCCACAATCAGCGGAAGATAAAAATCTCGGCATACAAATTCACATAGTGAAGAATCCGATAGAAAATGCTTTCGCTCTGCCAGGCGCTGAAATCTGGATTTACAATGGCTTGTTGCAAAAAGCACAATCTCCAGAAGAAATCGCCGGCGTTCTAGCACATGAAATAGAACACGTAAAACAACGCCACGTCTTAGAGACCATCGTAAGAGGAACACTCTTAACATCATTCTTAAGCCTCGCTGCAGGCGACGCCTCAGGAGCCCTGTTGGTAGACCCACAAACGGCAGCAAACTTATTATCGCTCAACTATGACAGAGACATGGAAGCAAGCGCCGACGAAGGCGCAAGAACACGTTTAAAAGCCGCCAACGTTTCCACCCAAGGAATCATCAACTTCTTCGAAAGAAATCAAAAGAAGGGGATAGAGATTCCAAAATTCCTATCAACACATCCCCTCAACGAAGACCGAATTCAAAAGTTCAAAGAGGACATCAAATCCGAAAAATCAGAACCACTTTTAACAAAACAAGAATGGGCTGCACTGCAATCGTCTTGTAAATAGCCTTCAATACTTTTGCGCACTATAGCCAGAAAAAAGAAGCAGGCACCTTTTACAAAGACGAAGAAAGATGGGGATTTTATTTGCCCAAAACCTCTGTCGAGCTGTGGGTTGGCTTTAGTAAGGTTAGTACGTAGGAAGGCCTTCGTCGGCGCCACGATGGCGCGTACCACTGCAAAGCAGTGGCGACGATTGAGCCCGGATGGCGTGCCTTCCGTAGAACTAGCCTTACTAAAGCCAACCCACAGCGCGCACCGAGAGTTTCGATTTGGGCAAAAAAAAGCCCCGGTGTTTCCACCGGGGCTTTGAAGTTCTAACTAAGAACTAGCATTACTTCGGCGAAGCCGAAGTGTAGACTAGCTACTTCTGCTCAGCTGCGCGCTTTGCTTGGTATTTCTTCGCAAGTTCTTCTTGGATGTTACGAGGTACAGGAGCGTACTTCGCGAATTCCATAGAGAACTCACCTTTACCTTTAGTACCAGAACGAAGATCAGTTGAGTAACCGAACATTTCAGTCAATGGTACTTCCGCTTCGATAACGCAGTTACCTTCGAAAGCAGTAGTTCCTACGATAGTACCACGGCGTTGGTTGATTTGACCAACCGCTGAACCTTGGTATTCGTCTGGAACAGTTGTCTCAAGCTTCATGATAGGCTCAAGAACTGTTGGTTTCGCAGCAGCGTACACTTCACGAAGAGCCGCCATACCAGCGATTTTAAACGCCATGTATGAAGAGTCGACGTCATGGTAAGCACCGTCTTCAAGAACAACTTCAACGCCAACAATTGGGAAACCAATGAGTGGACCTTTAACAGTTTGTTCTTTGAAACCTTCTTCAACAGCTGGGATGAATTCTTTTGGAATACGACCACCCACAACTTTGTTGTCGAATTTAAATACAGAACCGTCTTCTTGCGGAGGCAATGGAACGATTTTACCAACAATCTTCGCGTACTGACCCGAACCACCCGTTTGTTTTTTATGAGTGTAATCGAATGCAGCTTCTTGAGAGATCGTCTCACGGTAAGCAACCTGAGGTTGACCTACGATCACTTCACAGTTGAACTCACGCTTCATGCGCTCAACGTAGATTTCCAAGTGCAACTCACCCATACCAGAGATGATAGTCTCATTTGATTCCTCGTCACGGTGTACGCGGAATGTAGGGTCTTCCTTACGGAACTTTTGCAACGCTTTAGAGAAGTTATTCGCAGCAGTTTTGTCCTTAGGAGCAACTGCCAAAGAGATAACCGCGTCTGGAACGTGCATAGATTGCATAGATGCGTGGATGTTCTCGTCACAGAAAGTATCACCAGATGCACAGTCGATACCGAACAACGCAACGATGTCACCAGCGTAAGCTGTATCGATGTCTTCCATCTTATCAGAGTGCATACGAACCAAACGAGGAATCTTAACAGATTTCTTGTTCACTTGGTTCACGATGAAATCACCTTTAGCCATCTTACCTTGGTAGATACGCATGTAAGTCAACTGACCAAATGGAGTCTCTTGAAGTTTGAACGCCAAAGAAACCAACGGTTTGTTGTTGTCTGGGAAGAGGTCAAACTTCTCTTCGTTCTTGTCAAGATCAAGAGCTTGCTCTTTTTTCTCAGCAGGAGACGGAAGGTAGTAAGTAACCGCGTCCATCAAACGTTGAACACCTTTATTTTTGAAAGCAGAACCGCAAAGAACCGGAACAAGTTTCAAGCCGATAGTTCCTTTACGGATAGCAGCGCGAATCTCTTCAGTTGTCGGCTCTTCTTCCATCAAGAATTTCTCTTCGATAGCAGAGTCGATATCAGCCAATTTACCGATCATGATCTGACGGTATTTTTTCGCTGTTTCAACTAGATCCGGTGGGATCTCGCCAACAACAACGTTTTCTCCGCTTTCACCTTCATTGATGTAAGACTTCATATCAGTCAAATCAACGTGACCTCTGTGTTGATCTTCCAAACCGATTGGGATTTGGATCATCACAGCGTTCAAGCGCAATTTTTCGATCAAAGCGTCAGTAACACGGTATGGGTTCGCACCTTGGCGATCCAACTTATTAACGAAAGCCAAACGAGGAACGTTGTAACGTTTCATTTGACGGTCAACAGTGATGGATTGAGATTGAACGCCGGCAACACCACAAAGAAGAAGAACGGCACCGTCAAGAACGCGAAGAGAACGTTCAACTTCAACTGTGAAGTCCACGTGCCCCGGAGTGTCGATCAAATTGATTGTGTAGTCTTTCCAGTGAACTTGCGTCGCCGCAGACTGGATAGTGATACCTTTTTCTCTCTCTAGATCCATGGAGTCCATTGTTGCACCGACGCCGTCTTTACCACGAACTTCGTGGATAGCGTGGATACGGCCTCCATAGAACAAAATACGCTCAGAAGTCGTCGTTTTTCCCGAGTCGATGTGAGCCGAGATACCGATATTTCTGACCATATCAATATTCCATTTTTTGGACATAACTTTACCCTTCTTAATTGGTCGTTGTTTTAATAGTTATATTTATGAAAGCATTCGGATTATCACCAAATAAAGCCGAGTGCAAAAGAAGATTCTAGGCTAGGCTAGTGACGCAATGCAATGCGAAATGGCTATTGCCTAGGATTGACGTAAACTTGGTGGCATGACGGACCTCCACGAACTGCTGACCACGAATTTTAATTTTACCTCGTTTCGAGGAGAGCAAGAAGCCATTTTGCGCAAAGTTTGGGCAAATGAAAATCTCCTCGCATTAATGCCGACTGGAATGGGAAAAAGCCTCTGCTTTCAGTTTCCGGCCAAGATTCGCGAGGGATTGGTCGTGGTTATTTCGCCTCTAATCGCACTCATGCAAGATCAGGTTTTTAAGGCCCAAGACCTGGGGATTCCCGCTACATTTCTTAGTTCAACATTGAGTCGGGATGAGCGTTTGTCAAGGCAGGCTCGGATTGCCGCCGGAGACTATAAACTGCTTTATGTGACGCCCGAGCGTTTTCGCAAAACTGAATTCTTAGAGGCGATCAAAGGCCGAAAGATCCAGCTTTTGGCTGTCGATGAAGCTCACTGTATTTCGCAATGGGGGCATGACTTCCGCCCGGATTATTCGCGTGTGGGGGAGTTCCGTGCGCTCTTAGGAAACCCGCCGACATTGGCTTTGACGGCGACCGCGACACCGGAAGTGCAAAAAGATATTCTCGCAAAATTGTTTATGCCAGAGGCAGAGATTATTTCTGCAGGCATCGAGCGCCCGAATCTCGCTTTGAATGTTCATGATATCTACGGCATCGATGAAAAAATTCGCGCGATCGTGGGACTTCGTCATCAGCACGATGGAGCAGCGATTGTTTATTGCTCTCTTATTCAAACGCTAAAAAAAATCTCCTCATCATTAAATCGCTTGGGCATTGATCACTTGATTTATCATGGAGACCTTCCTCCGCCGGATCGCAAGCGCAATCAAAAAAGATTTATCACGGAAGCCTCGCCGCTGATGATTGCCACTCCGGCGTTTGGTTTGGGAATTGACAAAAACAACGTGCGAGTTTTGGTTCATGCAGAAACACCGAGTTCTTTGGAATCTTACTTCCAGGAAGTCGGACGCGCGGGGAGAGATGGCAAAGAGTCCTTTTGTCATTTGCTCTACGATCAGGATGATGTCACGATTCAGATGGAGTTTTTAAAGTGGTCGCATCCGGAACCTGAGTTCATTCGTAAAATCTATCAATTGATTGATGAAAAACGCATGCAAGTCGATCAGGGCGGTTTTGATTTCTTGCGCGAGCAAATGAACTTCAAAAATCGCCGAGATTTCCGTTCGGAAGCGGCGGTGAGTATTCTGGAGCGTTGGGGATGTCTGGAAAAATCCGAGGATCCGTTTCCTTACGTTTGTGTGCATGCGCCAACAGATGAACAATTCGCGACGGAAAATGGAGCGGAGATTTTAAAAGCTCAGAATACAAAACTGCTCAAGATGGTTCAGTGGGCGACGCAAGATTCGGAATGCCGCTTGAACAAAATTTATCACTACTTCGGACATGAGCACGAAACTCCTTGCGGAAAGTGCGATGTCTGTGTGGCAAGAAACGGAGAATAGAAAATGAAAATGTTTTTCAAAGTTCTTTTATTCGTAGGTTCGTTGCTTTTTATATCGTCGGGCTTTGCTGCCAAACTTCCTCTTGAAAAACTAAAAATGCCTGTAGGATTTAAAGTCTCCGTATGGGCCACCGTGCCTGGAGCACGCTCTTTGGCGCAAGCGCCTGATGGCCGTATTTTTGTTGGCACTCGCAGTGGAGACAAAGTCTATGTTGTGCAAAATGGAAAGGCACAAGTTTTAGCGCAAGGCCTCGATACTCCCAATGGCGTGGCCTACAAAGATGGAAAACTTTATGTCGCTGAGATCAGCCGCATTCTTGAATTTGACGTCAGCAAACAGACGGCATTGCCAATGAAGCCTTCGCGTATTTTAGAACAAAAATTTCCTTCCGATACTCATCATGGTTGGAAGTTCATTCGTTTTGGTCCCGATGGTTTGCTGTATGTTCCGGTCGGAGCAAACTGCAACATTTGCGATCCAGGAAAAGAATATGCGCGCATTTACAAAATTGATGTGAATGGAAATTCAAAAGAAGAAATCGCTCAAGGAATTCGCAACACCGTGGGGTTTGATTTTCACCCGACGACGAAAGAACTTTGGTTCACCGACAACGGACGTGATTGGCTCGGAGACGACCGCCCGCCTGACGAGTTGAACCGTTTAACAAAAATCGGGGAGAATTTTGGTTTCCCTGGTTGTCACGGCAAAGACATCTTAGATCCTGAGTTTGGCAAAGGAAAATCGTGCAGGAACTTTACTCCGCCTGTTGCGGAATTGCGCGCGCATGTCGCCGCTTTGGGAATGCGTTTTTATACAGGGAACATGTTTCCGGCGGAATATAAAAACAGTATTATTCTTGCGGAGCACGGGTCTTGGAATCGCTCCACAGCTCAAGGCTACCGTTTGACCTTTGTGAAATTAAACGGTTCCCAGGTGGAAAAAGTAGATGGATTCGTCGAAGGTTGGCTGCAAGGGGATTCGGCGTGGGGACGCCCTGTGGACGTGGAGGTTCTGAGTGATGGTTCCATGCTTGTCTCTGACGACAAGGCCGGCGTTATTTACCGAGTGACGTATCAGGGGAAATAATGGTCGTAAAGGTTCAGCACTCCTCAGTGGATTTTCCTGACGCTCGCGACACGCTTGCCGAAGGAATCATTGCGGTCGGAGGAAAGTTAGATGTGGGAACGCTGTATGCGGCTTACTCTCGCGGAATTTTTCCGTGGCCTCAGCCGGGACTTCCTATGCTTTGGTTTTCTCCTGAACAGCGTGGTATTTTAGAATTCAAAGACTTCAAGGTTCCAGAAAGCCTGCGTCGCTATCGCCGCCGAAATCCGCAAATAGATTTCACCGTCAACAAAGACTTTCACCAAGTGATTGAAGAGTGTTCAAAACAGCCGCGTCCTGGACAAGAAGGGACGTGGATCACACCTATGATGAAACGCGCGTATTTGGAATTTTTTAAAGAGGGATACTGTCTCTCGATTGAAGTGCGCGAAAACAATATCGTGATCGGTGGAATTTACGGCGTTCTTGTCGAAGGTGTTTTCAGTGGCGAAAGTATGTTCTATAAAAAAACCAACGCTTCAAAATTGGCGCTGTGGTTTCTTG
This region of Bdellovibrio sp. BCCA genomic DNA includes:
- the aat gene encoding leucyl/phenylalanyl-tRNA--protein transferase, whose amino-acid sequence is MVVKVQHSSVDFPDARDTLAEGIIAVGGKLDVGTLYAAYSRGIFPWPQPGLPMLWFSPEQRGILEFKDFKVPESLRRYRRRNPQIDFTVNKDFHQVIEECSKQPRPGQEGTWITPMMKRAYLEFFKEGYCLSIEVRENNIVIGGIYGVLVEGVFSGESMFYKKTNASKLALWFLVELLQSQGHEWIDVQMVTPVIGSMGGKYVDREDYLEMLEKRHQDLGFE
- a CDS encoding RecQ family ATP-dependent DNA helicase, coding for MTDLHELLTTNFNFTSFRGEQEAILRKVWANENLLALMPTGMGKSLCFQFPAKIREGLVVVISPLIALMQDQVFKAQDLGIPATFLSSTLSRDERLSRQARIAAGDYKLLYVTPERFRKTEFLEAIKGRKIQLLAVDEAHCISQWGHDFRPDYSRVGEFRALLGNPPTLALTATATPEVQKDILAKLFMPEAEIISAGIERPNLALNVHDIYGIDEKIRAIVGLRHQHDGAAIVYCSLIQTLKKISSSLNRLGIDHLIYHGDLPPPDRKRNQKRFITEASPLMIATPAFGLGIDKNNVRVLVHAETPSSLESYFQEVGRAGRDGKESFCHLLYDQDDVTIQMEFLKWSHPEPEFIRKIYQLIDEKRMQVDQGGFDFLREQMNFKNRRDFRSEAAVSILERWGCLEKSEDPFPYVCVHAPTDEQFATENGAEILKAQNTKLLKMVQWATQDSECRLNKIYHYFGHEHETPCGKCDVCVARNGE
- a CDS encoding PQQ-dependent sugar dehydrogenase; the protein is MFFKVLLFVGSLLFISSGFAAKLPLEKLKMPVGFKVSVWATVPGARSLAQAPDGRIFVGTRSGDKVYVVQNGKAQVLAQGLDTPNGVAYKDGKLYVAEISRILEFDVSKQTALPMKPSRILEQKFPSDTHHGWKFIRFGPDGLLYVPVGANCNICDPGKEYARIYKIDVNGNSKEEIAQGIRNTVGFDFHPTTKELWFTDNGRDWLGDDRPPDELNRLTKIGENFGFPGCHGKDILDPEFGKGKSCRNFTPPVAELRAHVAALGMRFYTGNMFPAEYKNSIILAEHGSWNRSTAQGYRLTFVKLNGSQVEKVDGFVEGWLQGDSAWGRPVDVEVLSDGSMLVSDDKAGVIYRVTYQGK
- the fusA gene encoding elongation factor G, with product MSKKWNIDMVRNIGISAHIDSGKTTTSERILFYGGRIHAIHEVRGKDGVGATMDSMDLEREKGITIQSAATQVHWKDYTINLIDTPGHVDFTVEVERSLRVLDGAVLLLCGVAGVQSQSITVDRQMKRYNVPRLAFVNKLDRQGANPYRVTDALIEKLRLNAVMIQIPIGLEDQHRGHVDLTDMKSYINEGESGENVVVGEIPPDLVETAKKYRQIMIGKLADIDSAIEEKFLMEEEPTTEEIRAAIRKGTIGLKLVPVLCGSAFKNKGVQRLMDAVTYYLPSPAEKKEQALDLDKNEEKFDLFPDNNKPLVSLAFKLQETPFGQLTYMRIYQGKMAKGDFIVNQVNKKSVKIPRLVRMHSDKMEDIDTAYAGDIVALFGIDCASGDTFCDENIHASMQSMHVPDAVISLAVAPKDKTAANNFSKALQKFRKEDPTFRVHRDEESNETIISGMGELHLEIYVERMKREFNCEVIVGQPQVAYRETISQEAAFDYTHKKQTGGSGQYAKIVGKIVPLPPQEDGSVFKFDNKVVGGRIPKEFIPAVEEGFKEQTVKGPLIGFPIVGVEVVLEDGAYHDVDSSYMAFKIAGMAALREVYAAAKPTVLEPIMKLETTVPDEYQGSAVGQINQRRGTIVGTTAFEGNCVIEAEVPLTEMFGYSTDLRSGTKGKGEFSMEFAKYAPVPRNIQEELAKKYQAKRAAEQK